From the genome of Malus domestica chromosome 04, GDT2T_hap1, one region includes:
- the LOC139194990 gene encoding uncharacterized protein yields MTHTQAIPYSLVYGVEAILPLESQIPSLRMAIQKGLTEEENAKLRLQELEALDERRLKAQQHLECYQARLSKAFKKKVCPRSFQVGDLVLVLRRPIITTHKTGSKFTSKWDGPYIVQEVYTNGAYKIMEEYGLRIGPINGKFLKRYYA; encoded by the coding sequence ATGACTCATACCCAAGCCAttccttattctctcgtatatggtgTGGAAGCTATTCTGCCGcttgaaagtcaaatcccctcactaaggatggctatacaaaaAGGCTTGACTGAAGAGGAAAACGCAAAGTTGCGTCTTCAAGAGCTAGAAGCGCTGGATGAAAGAAGGCTcaaagctcaacaacacttggagtGTTATCAAGCACGACTCTCCAAGGCCTTTAAGAAGAAAGTTTGCCCTCGTTCTTTTCAAGTAGGAGATCTCGTCCTTGTGTTACGCAGGCCTATCATCACGACACATAAGACGGGAAGCAAATTCACCTCGAAGTGGGATGGACCTTACATagtacaagaagtctacacAAACGGTGCTTACAAGATCATGGAAGAATATGGCTTAAGGATTGGCCCCATAAACGGCAAGTTCCTGAAGCGGTACTATGCATGA